From Streptomyces sp. CMB-StM0423, a single genomic window includes:
- a CDS encoding ABC transporter permease: protein MSMTIVTGVALLVGFEPAAGFGEWLGVIGVLVLIIFALTSLSVALAIKAKSVAAASNMLTPLMILPMMGSGFVPDSMPAGLQWFADYQPFTPFIETPRGLMVGTPDRQQPDSRHRLVRPDRPGRLSVGQECLQPRAHAVSGLHSHPRPTGGWASPNRNLCSSTSAPGGTD from the coding sequence CTGAGCATGACCATCGTCACCGGCGTCGCACTGCTGGTGGGCTTCGAGCCCGCCGCGGGCTTCGGTGAATGGCTCGGCGTGATCGGCGTGCTCGTGCTGATCATCTTCGCGCTCACCAGTCTGTCGGTCGCGCTGGCCATCAAGGCCAAGAGCGTTGCAGCCGCGAGCAACATGCTAACGCCACTCATGATCCTCCCGATGATGGGCAGCGGATTCGTCCCCGACTCGATGCCCGCCGGGCTTCAATGGTTCGCCGACTACCAGCCGTTCACCCCGTTCATCGAGACCCCGCGCGGGCTGATGGTGGGCACCCCCGATCGGCAACAACCCGATTCTCGCCATCGGCTGGTACGCCCTGATCGCCCTGGGCGGCTATCTGTGGGCCAAGAATGTCTACAACCGCGAGCCCACGCAGTGAGCGGCTTACATAGTCACCCCCGTCCAACCGGCGGGTGGGCGTCCCCAAACCGAAACCTTTGCTCATCGACGAGCGCCCCCGGTGGGACTGACTAA
- a CDS encoding IPT/TIG domain-containing protein, with the protein MPISPNQGSTGGGTLVTITGTNLSGTTAVTFGTRPATSITNVSPTQVTAVSPSGTGTVGVTVTTAGGTSNPIPFFYVGAPFKSSVGPASGPLAGGNTVTLNGVGLATASSVAFGANTATPTVVSDTQLTVTVPAGAAAGPVGVSVTTAGGTNNGLSYTYLDVPTVTTVAPASGPTSGGTGVTITGTNLDTTESVTFAGTPAPFSVVNATTVSAVTPPGTAGAVDVVVTNPAGSDTATGAFTYVAGPGI; encoded by the coding sequence ATGCCTATCTCTCCGAACCAGGGATCCACCGGCGGCGGTACGTTGGTGACGATCACAGGTACGAATCTGTCCGGCACGACCGCCGTCACCTTCGGCACCAGGCCGGCCACCAGCATCACCAACGTCTCTCCGACCCAGGTCACGGCCGTGTCCCCGTCGGGCACCGGCACCGTCGGAGTCACCGTGACGACCGCAGGCGGAACCAGCAACCCCATCCCGTTCTTCTACGTCGGAGCCCCGTTCAAGTCCTCGGTCGGCCCGGCTTCCGGCCCGCTGGCGGGCGGCAACACGGTCACCCTTAACGGTGTCGGGCTGGCGACCGCCAGCAGTGTCGCCTTCGGCGCCAACACCGCCACGCCAACGGTCGTCTCCGACACCCAGCTCACCGTCACCGTGCCGGCAGGCGCGGCAGCCGGACCCGTAGGGGTGAGCGTGACCACCGCAGGCGGGACGAACAACGGCCTGTCCTACACCTACCTGGACGTCCCCACCGTGACGACCGTCGCGCCTGCCTCCGGGCCGACGTCGGGCGGCACCGGTGTCACCATCACCGGCACCAACCTCGACACCACCGAGTCGGTCACCTTCGCCGGCACCCCGGCGCCGTTCTCCGTGGTGAACGCCACCACGGTCTCGGCCGTGACCCCGCCCGGCACCGCCGGTGCAGTCGACGTGGTGGTGACCAACCCGGCCGGTTCCGACACGGCCACCGGCGCGTTCACCTACGTCGCCGGTCCCGGTATCTGA
- a CDS encoding IPT/TIG domain-containing protein has product MPPTISTINPTQGPTTGGTIVTLTGTAMTGTTAVRFGSTNATFTVNSATQITAVSPPRAAGAAAVTLIHPTGNSNSVTFTYVVTQVPQVTGVTPASGPTAGGTTVILTGTGFTGATAVGFAGAPATSFLVNSATQITAVTPAGAAGAAVVTVTAPGGTSAPDAFFFYAAPPALHNSSPAQGPTAGGTVITLSGSNLLDTSAVLFGSTNAASFTVVSATQITASTPPGTGSAPITVVTPGGTSNPVAFAYVAPPTLSTLVPDTGPASAGTVVTLTGANLATTSAVTFGTTVASFTVVSDTQVIAVAPAGAPGPVTVSVTTAGGISPGLPYTRTAMPGI; this is encoded by the coding sequence ATGCCGCCCACGATCAGTACCATCAACCCCACGCAGGGGCCCACTACCGGGGGCACCATCGTCACCCTCACCGGCACCGCGATGACGGGAACCACCGCCGTACGGTTCGGCAGTACCAACGCCACCTTCACCGTCAATTCGGCGACCCAGATCACGGCTGTGAGCCCTCCCCGCGCCGCGGGTGCGGCGGCGGTGACGCTCATCCATCCGACCGGGAACAGCAACTCGGTGACGTTCACCTACGTTGTGACGCAGGTTCCCCAGGTCACGGGGGTGACGCCTGCCAGCGGCCCAACGGCCGGCGGCACCACCGTCATCCTTACGGGAACAGGGTTCACCGGGGCCACGGCGGTTGGCTTCGCCGGAGCACCGGCCACGTCGTTCCTGGTGAACTCAGCCACCCAAATCACCGCCGTCACCCCCGCCGGCGCCGCCGGAGCCGCCGTGGTGACCGTGACGGCACCAGGAGGCACCAGCGCCCCGGACGCGTTCTTCTTCTACGCCGCGCCGCCCGCTCTCCACAACAGCAGCCCCGCCCAGGGCCCGACGGCGGGTGGCACCGTGATCACACTCAGCGGAAGCAACCTGCTCGACACCAGCGCCGTGCTCTTCGGCTCCACCAACGCCGCCTCCTTCACCGTGGTGTCGGCAACACAGATCACGGCTTCCACTCCTCCAGGGACGGGCAGCGCGCCGATCACAGTGGTCACGCCGGGCGGCACGAGCAATCCCGTCGCCTTCGCCTATGTCGCCCCGCCCACACTGTCGACTTTGGTACCCGACACCGGTCCGGCGTCAGCGGGCACCGTGGTCACTCTCACCGGCGCGAACCTGGCCACTACGTCGGCTGTCACCTTCGGCACTACGGTCGCCTCATTCACCGTAGTGTCTGACACGCAGGTCATCGCGGTCGCACCTGCAGGCGCCCCAGGCCCGGTCACGGTATCCGTCACCACCGCAGGCGGTATCAGTCCCGGGCTTCCCTACACACGAACCGCCATGCCCGGTATCTGA
- a CDS encoding winged helix-turn-helix transcriptional regulator, with the protein MFFEPGGRPVRRRVHPTVPPGVEYSLTPLGRSLLEPVSALADWAVRHEEEINEARSRHAAARDTPVTPADTTT; encoded by the coding sequence TTGTTCTTCGAGCCGGGAGGCCGTCCCGTACGCCGCCGGGTCCACCCCACCGTGCCGCCCGGCGTGGAGTACAGCCTGACCCCGCTGGGGCGAAGCCTGCTGGAGCCGGTCTCGGCGCTGGCCGACTGGGCCGTACGGCACGAGGAGGAGATCAACGAGGCCCGGTCCCGCCATGCCGCCGCACGGGACACCCCCGTGACGCCGGCCGACACCACGACCTGA
- a CDS encoding ArsR/SmtB family transcription factor produces the protein MPDDVFKALSDPTRRAILDELTERNGQTLFEICTRLSSKHGLGSSRQAISQHLAVLEAAGLINTRREGRYKFHDLNAQPLEQIVSRWLKPQQPETGP, from the coding sequence GTGCCTGATGATGTGTTCAAGGCGCTGTCCGACCCGACCCGTCGCGCGATCCTCGACGAGTTGACGGAGCGGAACGGCCAGACCCTCTTCGAAATCTGCACGCGGCTGTCCAGCAAGCATGGGCTGGGATCGTCACGACAGGCGATCAGTCAGCACCTCGCCGTACTGGAAGCCGCGGGACTGATAAACACGCGGCGCGAGGGCCGCTACAAGTTCCACGACCTCAACGCCCAACCGCTTGAGCAGATCGTCTCGCGCTGGCTCAAGCCGCAACAACCGGAGACCGGACCATGA
- a CDS encoding VOC family protein, with translation MKIYVAHVFVDDQNKAEAFYTDVLGFVKKNDIPVGGGARWLTVVSPENPDGAELLLEPSGHPAVPPYKEALVKDGIPATSFEVKDVHEETARLREKGVVFTQEPMNAGPVTMAVFDDTCGNLIQIIHHNS, from the coding sequence ATGAAGATCTACGTCGCCCACGTATTCGTCGACGACCAGAACAAGGCCGAGGCTTTCTACACCGACGTACTCGGCTTCGTGAAAAAGAACGACATCCCCGTCGGAGGCGGCGCCCGCTGGCTGACGGTCGTCTCGCCCGAGAACCCCGACGGCGCAGAGCTGCTTCTGGAGCCGTCCGGCCACCCCGCCGTCCCGCCGTACAAGGAGGCGCTGGTCAAGGACGGTATCCCGGCGACCTCCTTCGAGGTCAAGGACGTCCACGAGGAGACCGCTCGGCTGAGGGAGAAGGGCGTCGTCTTCACGCAGGAGCCGATGAACGCGGGCCCGGTCACCATGGCCGTCTTCGATGACACCTGCGGGAACCTGATCCAGATCATCCACCACAACAGCTAA
- a CDS encoding VOC family protein, producing the protein MQKINTFLMFEGHAEEAMNFYVATFNGTVDSVTRYGPEGPGPEGSVLQATFTLGSQQYMCIDSHVKHGFTFTPSLSLFVTCDDQAELDRLFTTLGEGGGVLMPLNNYGFSTKFGWVNDRYGVSWQLNLP; encoded by the coding sequence GTGCAAAAGATCAACACCTTCCTCATGTTCGAAGGACATGCCGAGGAGGCGATGAACTTCTACGTTGCCACCTTCAACGGCACGGTCGACAGCGTCACCCGCTATGGACCGGAAGGCCCGGGTCCCGAGGGATCCGTGCTGCAGGCGACGTTCACCCTCGGCAGCCAGCAGTACATGTGCATCGACAGCCACGTGAAGCACGGGTTCACGTTTACCCCTTCCCTCTCACTGTTCGTCACGTGCGACGACCAGGCGGAACTGGACCGCTTGTTCACGACACTCGGCGAAGGCGGCGGAGTGCTGATGCCGCTGAACAACTACGGCTTCAGCACGAAGTTCGGCTGGGTGAACGACCGCTACGGCGTCTCCTGGCAGCTGAACCTGCCATAA
- a CDS encoding endo alpha-1,4 polygalactosaminidase — protein MLARKSRDHGNTGWEGERSLDLRGERCGAFGEIVWARLGLAARMGCDGVEYDRNGPGQAP, from the coding sequence CTGCTGGCCCGAAAGTCACGCGATCACGGGAACACCGGATGGGAGGGCGAGCGCTCGCTCGACCTCCGCGGGGAGCGGTGCGGCGCGTTCGGCGAGATCGTCTGGGCCCGCCTCGGCCTCGCCGCCCGCATGGGCTGCGACGGTGTCGAGTACGACCGGAACGGCCCCGGACAAGCGCCTTGA
- a CDS encoding NAD(P)/FAD-dependent oxidoreductase: MLRWTARRSAARRKGYSFAVPAEVLPRRLIHLGSAKSVLTPLGQQVRVAGTMEFDLDADRFRQHRVEAIVAAARPYLPAADWDRREQEWVGPRPMTPDGLPLIGALPGHPGVLLATGHNMLGLMLAPATGRLVADLATRPDPPARAALFAPSRAARRVRATAR, encoded by the coding sequence GTGTTGCGGTGGACGGCGAGGCGGTCGGCGGCGCGGAGGAAGGGCTACAGCTTCGCGGTGCCCGCCGAGGTGCTACCGCGCCGGCTGATCCACCTGGGTTCGGCGAAGTCGGTGCTGACGCCACTGGGGCAACAGGTGCGGGTGGCGGGCACGATGGAGTTCGACCTCGACGCGGACCGGTTCAGGCAGCACCGGGTGGAGGCGATCGTGGCGGCCGCGCGGCCGTATCTGCCCGCCGCGGACTGGGACCGGCGGGAGCAGGAGTGGGTGGGCCCGCGGCCGATGACCCCGGACGGGCTGCCGCTCATCGGCGCGCTGCCCGGGCACCCCGGCGTGCTGCTGGCCACCGGGCACAACATGCTGGGCCTGATGCTCGCGCCCGCGACGGGCCGCCTTGTCGCGGACCTCGCCACCCGCCCCGATCCCCCGGCCCGCGCGGCCCTCTTCGCCCCTTCCCGCGCCGCCCGGCGGGTCCGCGCCACCGCGCGCTGA
- a CDS encoding acyl-CoA dehydrogenase family protein: MDLTLTEDQELIKDTARGLLESRGASAGARAVAGEPAGYSAALWKELVELGWTGLALPEAHGGVGTGFLELCLVVEEMGHALVPSPFLATVACCGLPLARYGTQAQQARWLGEIARGRVMSAVPGRWDGTGAEIAAVPADDGFVLDGTAQFVPYAHAAEDLLVVPAEGPALLVDASAPGVVRERLDAIGADRPCRVRFDRVRVPRDRALTAGREVAEAIDAYGATATCAAMVGAAQRVLDLTVTYAAEREQFGRPIGSFQAVQHHCANMAIDVLSSRFMAYEASWRLSEGLDAAAEVSMAKAWVSEACLRVCDTGHQVHGAIGFTHEHDLHFFSGQMAAWALAFGDADHHWDRVADRLGWPG, encoded by the coding sequence ATGGACCTGACACTCACCGAGGACCAGGAGCTGATCAAGGACACCGCCCGCGGGCTGCTGGAGTCGCGGGGCGCGAGCGCCGGAGCCCGGGCGGTGGCCGGCGAGCCCGCCGGCTACTCCGCCGCGCTGTGGAAGGAGCTGGTCGAGCTCGGCTGGACCGGGCTGGCGCTGCCGGAGGCCCACGGCGGAGTCGGCACCGGGTTCCTGGAGCTGTGCCTGGTCGTGGAGGAGATGGGGCACGCCCTGGTGCCGAGCCCGTTCCTGGCCACGGTGGCGTGCTGCGGGCTGCCTCTCGCCCGGTACGGCACACAGGCGCAGCAGGCGCGGTGGCTCGGGGAGATCGCCCGCGGCCGGGTGATGAGCGCCGTGCCGGGCCGCTGGGACGGCACCGGCGCCGAGATCGCAGCGGTTCCGGCGGACGACGGGTTCGTGCTCGACGGCACGGCGCAGTTCGTGCCCTACGCGCACGCCGCGGAGGACCTGCTCGTCGTGCCCGCCGAGGGCCCCGCCCTGCTGGTGGACGCCTCGGCGCCCGGCGTCGTACGCGAGCGGCTCGACGCCATCGGCGCCGACCGGCCGTGCCGCGTCCGCTTCGACAGGGTGAGGGTGCCCCGTGACCGCGCGCTGACCGCCGGCCGCGAGGTCGCCGAGGCGATCGACGCGTACGGCGCCACCGCCACCTGCGCCGCGATGGTCGGCGCGGCGCAGCGGGTCCTCGACCTGACGGTCACGTACGCCGCGGAGCGCGAGCAGTTCGGCCGGCCCATCGGCTCCTTCCAGGCCGTCCAGCACCACTGCGCGAACATGGCCATCGACGTGCTGAGTTCGCGCTTCATGGCGTACGAGGCGAGCTGGCGGCTGTCGGAGGGGCTGGACGCCGCGGCGGAGGTGTCGATGGCCAAGGCGTGGGTGAGCGAGGCGTGCCTGCGGGTCTGCGACACCGGTCACCAGGTGCACGGCGCGATCGGCTTCACCCACGAGCACGACCTGCACTTCTTCTCCGGCCAGATGGCGGCGTGGGCGCTGGCCTTCGGCGACGCGGACCACCACTGGGACCGTGTCGCGGACCGACTGGGCTGGCCCGGCTGA
- a CDS encoding VOC family protein produces the protein MRIYRIDHIGQVAPELEPQVALLEGLFGFRRTRSWDNPAEGCRGVRLELPGNPGHTWEVLAPAGEGSAIQEFLDGQGGRPGLHHVAAEVPDLGAVRAELEALGVKPAARGGGGWLEASLSPPERGPGVLFRLRGPGDLALCGDGPAVPVTAEPPVAPSLGIVALDHVCQAFPDRDELARWYQRLAGFVQVWRTPEDEHLDMADLVLNIPGSTICWEVIMPRGEDSFIERFWDRNGAAAHHVTFQVADWDRAAAACAHHGVPAFGENEGSTDGAAWRDAFIHPKHTGGVLVQLFWEERPGVWVRSDKIPPVD, from the coding sequence GTGCGGATTTACCGGATCGACCACATCGGCCAGGTCGCACCGGAGCTGGAGCCGCAGGTGGCGCTGCTGGAGGGGCTGTTCGGGTTCCGCCGCACGCGGAGCTGGGACAACCCCGCCGAGGGCTGCCGCGGCGTACGGCTGGAGCTGCCCGGGAACCCGGGGCACACCTGGGAGGTGCTGGCGCCGGCCGGCGAGGGGTCCGCGATCCAGGAGTTCCTCGACGGCCAGGGCGGCCGCCCGGGACTGCACCATGTCGCCGCGGAGGTCCCCGACCTCGGGGCCGTCCGCGCCGAGCTGGAGGCGCTCGGCGTCAAGCCGGCGGCCCGCGGGGGCGGCGGCTGGCTGGAGGCGTCGCTGTCGCCGCCCGAGCGCGGTCCCGGGGTGCTCTTCCGGCTGCGCGGTCCCGGCGACCTCGCGCTGTGCGGTGACGGTCCCGCCGTACCGGTGACCGCGGAGCCCCCGGTCGCGCCGTCACTCGGCATCGTCGCCCTCGACCACGTGTGCCAGGCGTTCCCCGACCGCGACGAGCTGGCCCGCTGGTACCAGCGGCTCGCCGGCTTCGTGCAGGTCTGGCGGACGCCCGAGGACGAGCACCTGGACATGGCGGACCTCGTGCTGAACATCCCCGGATCGACGATCTGCTGGGAGGTCATCATGCCGCGCGGCGAGGACTCGTTCATCGAGCGGTTCTGGGACAGGAACGGCGCCGCCGCGCACCACGTGACGTTCCAGGTCGCCGACTGGGACCGGGCGGCGGCGGCCTGCGCGCACCACGGCGTGCCGGCGTTCGGCGAGAACGAGGGCAGCACCGACGGCGCCGCCTGGCGCGACGCGTTCATCCACCCCAAGCACACCGGAGGCGTGCTCGTGCAGCTCTTCTGGGAGGAGCGGCCCGGCGTGTGGGTGCGGTCCGACAAGATCCCGCCGGTGGACTGA
- a CDS encoding enoyl-CoA hydratase/isomerase family protein, whose amino-acid sequence MYETLDLKIEERVAWLTLNRPEKLNALTPTTMRELRRFFTEVDDDEDVCVVVLRGAGERAFCAGMDLGWSEQLTKQERVEQGRLGEKTFAMMERLSVPVVAAVHGYAVGGGLELALAADFIVASDDAKMGLVEITLSARPPYRPKMTEDGDPDQPEFGGSAPGWGGVKRLPRRVGKAMAKELLFTGIRLDAARAQRIGLVNDVYPADEFDKRVGELAERIAAMNRYNLRLVKELVTNEYDWIEPHPS is encoded by the coding sequence ATGTACGAGACCCTCGACCTGAAGATCGAGGAGCGGGTCGCCTGGCTGACCCTGAACCGGCCCGAGAAGCTCAACGCGCTCACCCCGACGACGATGCGCGAACTCCGCCGGTTCTTCACCGAGGTGGACGACGACGAGGACGTCTGCGTGGTGGTGCTGCGGGGGGCCGGCGAGCGGGCGTTCTGCGCCGGCATGGACCTCGGCTGGTCGGAGCAGCTCACCAAGCAGGAGCGGGTGGAGCAGGGGCGGCTCGGCGAGAAGACGTTCGCGATGATGGAGCGGCTGTCCGTCCCGGTCGTCGCGGCCGTGCACGGCTACGCCGTCGGCGGCGGGCTGGAGCTGGCGCTGGCCGCCGACTTCATCGTCGCCTCGGACGACGCGAAGATGGGCCTGGTCGAGATCACGCTGTCCGCCCGGCCGCCGTACCGGCCGAAGATGACCGAGGACGGCGACCCCGACCAGCCGGAGTTCGGCGGGTCCGCGCCCGGCTGGGGCGGCGTCAAGCGGCTCCCGCGCCGGGTCGGCAAGGCGATGGCCAAGGAGCTGCTCTTCACCGGCATCCGGCTCGACGCCGCGCGGGCGCAGCGGATCGGCCTGGTCAACGACGTGTATCCGGCGGACGAGTTCGACAAGCGGGTCGGCGAACTGGCCGAGCGGATCGCGGCGATGAACCGGTACAACCTGCGCCTGGTGAAGGAACTGGTCACCAACGAGTACGACTGGATCGAACCGCACCCGAGCTGA
- a CDS encoding acyl-CoA dehydrogenase family protein, whose translation MNWADTPEQAAFREEVRAFVRDRFPPAYVPDREAEQSLEPEDVRGYNWPVDRLSDDPARRDGARAWAAVLAERGWITPHWPAEYGGAGLSALEEFVLQEEMMRARVPTVNGIGAFLLGPTLLEHGTAEQRAAHLPPIARGEVTWAQGFSEPGSGSDLASLRTRAVREGDEATGTYTVNGQKVWTSLGQYADWLFVLVRTDPEASRPHRGITFLLVDATAPGVTIRPITDIRGATPFCEIFFEDVRVPAANRVGEENRGWYVAMTALSFERAGIGATIKYEQALSELVGYVGSDEGRVFLRDDTRAALRREIARRHTEIRVQYNLARYTVSKQAAGGVPGYEASVNQLFGAELHQRLARTGASAFGRSAQLWQRRDAPLGGVFTHMSRDCVASTFLGGASEIQRDVIATRGLNLPRSR comes from the coding sequence GTGAACTGGGCGGACACCCCGGAGCAGGCGGCTTTCCGGGAAGAGGTGCGCGCCTTCGTACGCGACCGCTTCCCACCGGCCTACGTGCCCGACCGCGAGGCCGAGCAGAGCCTCGAACCCGAGGACGTCCGGGGCTACAACTGGCCGGTCGACCGGCTCTCCGACGACCCGGCGCGCCGCGACGGGGCCCGCGCGTGGGCGGCGGTCCTCGCCGAGCGTGGCTGGATAACCCCGCACTGGCCGGCCGAGTACGGCGGGGCGGGACTGTCGGCGCTGGAGGAGTTCGTCCTCCAGGAGGAGATGATGCGCGCCCGCGTCCCCACCGTGAACGGGATCGGCGCCTTCCTGCTCGGCCCGACGCTCCTGGAGCACGGCACCGCCGAGCAGCGCGCCGCGCACCTGCCGCCGATCGCCCGCGGCGAGGTCACCTGGGCGCAGGGCTTCTCGGAGCCGGGCTCCGGCTCCGACCTCGCCTCGCTGCGCACCCGCGCGGTCCGCGAGGGCGACGAGGCCACCGGCACGTACACGGTCAACGGGCAGAAGGTGTGGACCTCGCTCGGGCAGTACGCGGACTGGCTGTTCGTGCTCGTACGCACCGATCCGGAGGCGTCGCGGCCGCACCGCGGCATCACGTTCCTGCTCGTCGACGCGACCGCTCCCGGGGTGACCATCCGCCCGATCACCGACATCCGCGGGGCGACGCCGTTCTGCGAGATCTTCTTCGAGGACGTCCGGGTGCCGGCGGCCAACCGGGTCGGCGAGGAGAACCGCGGCTGGTACGTCGCGATGACCGCGCTGAGCTTCGAACGGGCCGGCATCGGCGCCACGATCAAGTACGAGCAGGCGCTGTCGGAACTCGTCGGCTACGTCGGCTCCGACGAGGGCCGCGTGTTCCTCAGGGACGACACCAGGGCCGCGCTGCGCCGGGAGATCGCCCGCCGCCACACCGAGATCCGGGTGCAGTACAACCTCGCCCGCTACACCGTGTCCAAGCAGGCGGCCGGCGGCGTGCCCGGCTACGAGGCGTCGGTCAACCAGCTCTTCGGCGCGGAGCTGCACCAGCGCCTGGCCCGTACCGGCGCCTCGGCCTTCGGCCGGTCCGCCCAGCTCTGGCAGCGCCGCGACGCCCCGCTCGGCGGCGTCTTCACCCACATGTCGCGCGACTGTGTCGCCTCCACCTTCCTCGGCGGCGCGTCGGAGATCCAGCGCGACGTCATCGCCACCCGGGGCCTGAACCTGCCTCGCAGCCGATAA